From the Solanum stenotomum isolate F172 chromosome 4, ASM1918654v1, whole genome shotgun sequence genome, one window contains:
- the LOC125861541 gene encoding uncharacterized protein LOC125861541, protein MNLEHPDHILEEVNREELDMPTNMEEDEEETFEEDEWIDEEETSEDNMVDKDKGKSKKSDNSKKKFKANAMRRPTGVVISDEPFRVNISKRASVSTTHSTHQSHNASIHVAPQSGYTISTPTVVPSSGYQTLQGYSHLGRGSNIPSTSASQCNSLNTSSGSIGLSNLHIESNGSEPNTPTTQHSDAHGPRPGDRDNFRRLVIEPLGYNLRPDVGMAKIILKCIETHYNGVYPNWSSIPLNNQGQMFNEFKKYYVWAPEHEDDVQVNFKLKASKLLSSTFCDCRKKNRMPKFMFPERWALLLKHWSTDEKFKKRSEIGKMARASEKGGSLHTGGAISQVTRKERMEKELGRPVAVPEMFKVTHVKKSTNPTEEERWIEPRAQETYDRYMQISQEYRSTLPLESQDRPFTQEENENLWKQSAGKPIRGSVYGYPEKAYQKKKSWYCGSSSSSFDGGDRETISAMESKITYLNAELAAVAEREKKREEREKKERRRERRRLRQQRR, encoded by the exons ATGAATTTGGAGCATCCTGATCACATTTTAGAAGAAGTTAATAGAGAAGAGTTAGATATGCCAACAAATATggaggaggatgaggaggaAACTTTCGAAGAGGATGAATGGATAGATGAGGAGGAAACTTCCGAAGATAAT ATGGTAGATAAAGACAAGGGTAAATCAAAAAAATCCGATAATTCgaaaaagaaatttaaggcCAATGCTATGAGAAGGCCCACTGGGGTCGTGATATCTGATGAGCCCTTTCgagttaatatttcaaaaagagCCTCAGTTTCAACTACTCACTCGACACACCAGTCACATAATGCCTCTATTCATGTGGCTCCACAATCTGGTTATACTATATCTACACCCACTGTGGTACCTAGTTCGGGTTATCAAACATTGCAGGGCTATTCACATCTTGGTCGTGGGTCTAACATACCATCAACTAGTGCTAGTCAGTGTAATAGTTTGAACACTAGTAGTGGATCAATTGGACTTTCCAATCTTCATATTGAATCCAATGGCTCAGAGCCTAATACTCCTACCACCCAGCACTCAGATGCACATGGTCCTCGGCCAGGCGATAGAGACAATTTTCGGAGACTCGTCATCGAGCCATTAGGATACAA CTTACGTCCGGATGTGGGTATGGCaaagattattttaaagtgcATCGAAACTCACTATAATGGTGTGTATCCGAATTGGAGTTCGATTCCACTTAACAACCAAGGGCAGATGTTCAATGAATTTAAG AAATATTATGTATGGGCTCCCGAACATGAGGATGACGTTCAAGTGAACTTCAAGCTTAAAGCTTCAAAGTTGCTTTCTAGCACATTTTGTGATTGtcgaaaaaaaaatagaatgcCTAAGTTTATGTTTCCGGAGCGATGGGCTTTGTTACTGAAACATTGGAGTActgatgaaaaatttaaaaagaggagTGAGATTGGGAAGATGGCTCGCGCATCAGAAAAGGGAGGCTCTTTGCACACTGGTGGAGCTATTAGCCAGGTTACTAGGAAGGAAAGAATG GAAAAAGAGTTGGGTAGGCCAGTAGCTGTACCAGAGATGTTCAAGGTTACTCACGTCAAGAAGAGTACGAACCCcacagaagaagaaagatggattGAGCCACGTGCTCAAGAGACATAT GATAGGTATATGCAAATATCTCAGGAATATCGTAGTACTCTACCTCTTGAGAGTCAGGACAGACCATTTACACAAGAAGAAAACGAGAATCTTTGGAAACAGAGTGCTGGTAAACCGATTAGAGGTTCAGTCTACGGCTATCCAGAAAAGGCGTATCAGAAGAAGAAGTCTTGGTATTGTGGTTCATCATCCTCAAGCTTTGATGGTGGGGATAGAGAGACAATATCTGCAATGGAGAGTAAGATAACATATCTCAATGCCGAGCTTGCTGCTGTAGccgaaagagagaagaagagagaagaaagagagaagaaagagagaagaagagagaggaGGAGATTGCGGCAGCAAAGGAGGTAG
- the LOC125862056 gene encoding beta-amyrin synthase-like, with the protein MYRHISKGSWTFSDQDHGCQVSDTTAEALKCCLLFSTMPSELVGEAIEPARLYDSVDAILSLQSKNGGLAAWEHAGASQYLELLNPTEFFADIVIEHEYGCWGVCFIYASWFALAGLAVVGKSYSNSAVVRKGVEFLLRTQRSDGGWGESYHSCPDKVYRELETDHSNLVQTSWALMGLIHSGQVNSFFFSINKCCNLFHQLSYLDRLIEIQGSSTMRQGY; encoded by the exons ATGTATCGGCATATCTCAAAAGGATCGTGGACTTTTTCGGATCAAGATCATGGATGCCAAGTATCTGATACCACTGCCGAAGCATTAAAG TGCTGCCTTTTGTTCTCTACAATGCCTTCCGAATTAGTTGGTGAGGCGATCGAACCTGCACGACTGTATGATTCAGTGGATGCAATTCTTTCCTTACAG AGCAAAAATGGGGGTTTAGCAGCATGGGAGCATGCAGGGGCCTCACAGTATTTGGAG TTGCTCAATCCTACTGAATTTTTTGCGGACATTGTCATTGAGCATGA GTATGGTTGCTGGGGTGTGTGCTTCATTTATGCCTCCTGGTTTGCTCTTGCAGGGCTTGCTGTAGTAGGCAAGAGTTACAGCAACTCTGCAGTCGTTCGTAAAGGCGTTGAATTTCTATTACGAACACAAAGGTCTGATGGCGGTTGGGGAGAAAGCTACCATTCTTGTCCAGACAAG GTATACCGAGAGCTTGAGACAGATCACTCAAATCTTGTACAAACTTCATGGGCATTGATGGGATTGATTCACTCTGGCCAGgttaattccttttttttttccattaataAATGCTGTAATTTATTTCACCAACTTTCCTATTTGGACAGGTTGATAGAGATCCAAGGCTCCTCCACCATGCGGCAAGGCTATTGA